A window from Frischella perrara encodes these proteins:
- the sltY gene encoding murein transglycosylase, which translates to MSLRTIIVVLFSLLFGFNSMMAYGKDSSIKKQREIYQKWLQNYTTLSDTEQLNQLVLLKDYPLYPYARYQYLKAHLATASINQVNQFVRQNPDFPLSSSLMQSYVELLTEKKDWQNISKLSIDNSLVTKCRYKYALFQQGKKTEAFKDVASLWLSDNDLPSACNDLFNAWDQSGAKSVNLILLRLELVLSKNNIKLARYLTNQLPSNYGTLKKNLLAVLDDPQNLTAFVKNMSVTPFSKNVVMLSFPRLANRNPELANTFIPTLVKRLKLTQEQEIKLQRSIALNYFNSSATKEQVAWRDHFISEHSDVGLLERRIRLALKDNQLDQVAYWINLLPKTHKQKDEWRYWQAVILEKDNQQADADKILQSLMEQRGFYAMYSAQKLKQTYHFNFEYPVIDKVTPKEELARLSSHYAKLPVIQRIEELRYFGKIPEAIAEWRYFLYKDNNPKQYAEIARYAYLRGWGEHSVQATIAGKLWDNWLERFPLVHQQHFDHFTKDKSIPLSFALAISRQESGLDPTVQSPSGAKGLMQLLPNTAKESAKKIALQNYHSSEQLYDPETNIQLGTYYLNYVYQLFDDNRVLAAAAYNAGPNRVNRWLQDTADGLEVIAFIESIPFTETRNYVKSVLVFDYIYQLILKNKPQTILNTKEVQHIYHKEKS; encoded by the coding sequence ATGAGTCTGAGAACAATTATCGTAGTGTTATTTTCTTTATTATTTGGTTTTAACAGTATGATGGCTTATGGAAAAGACTCGTCAATAAAGAAACAACGCGAAATCTATCAAAAATGGTTACAAAATTATACGACATTAAGTGATACAGAACAGCTTAACCAACTTGTCTTGTTAAAAGACTATCCTCTTTACCCTTACGCTAGATACCAATACCTTAAAGCCCATTTGGCGACGGCTTCTATCAATCAAGTGAACCAATTCGTACGACAAAATCCGGATTTTCCATTATCATCTTCATTAATGCAGTCCTATGTTGAATTGTTAACTGAAAAAAAAGACTGGCAGAATATTAGCAAACTCTCTATTGATAACTCACTAGTCACCAAATGTCGCTATAAATACGCCTTATTTCAACAAGGCAAGAAAACCGAGGCATTCAAGGATGTTGCATCGCTCTGGTTATCAGATAATGATCTACCATCAGCTTGTAATGATCTATTTAATGCTTGGGATCAATCAGGCGCAAAGTCAGTTAATTTAATTTTATTAAGACTGGAATTAGTATTAAGTAAGAACAATATAAAATTAGCACGTTATCTAACCAATCAGTTACCGAGTAATTATGGAACGTTAAAGAAAAATTTATTAGCAGTATTAGATGATCCACAAAACTTGACAGCATTTGTTAAAAATATGTCTGTTACACCATTTAGTAAAAATGTGGTCATGTTATCTTTTCCTCGATTGGCTAACCGTAATCCTGAGCTTGCAAATACTTTTATTCCAACTTTAGTAAAAAGGTTAAAATTAACACAAGAGCAGGAAATTAAATTACAAAGAAGTATTGCCCTAAATTACTTCAATTCTTCAGCGACAAAAGAGCAAGTCGCTTGGCGTGACCACTTTATTAGTGAACATAGTGATGTAGGACTTTTGGAACGACGCATCCGATTAGCTCTAAAAGATAATCAGTTAGATCAAGTTGCTTATTGGATAAATTTACTACCGAAAACTCATAAACAAAAAGATGAATGGCGTTATTGGCAAGCAGTAATTTTGGAGAAGGATAATCAACAGGCTGATGCTGACAAAATCTTACAGAGTTTAATGGAGCAAAGAGGCTTTTATGCAATGTATAGTGCACAAAAACTCAAACAAACCTATCATTTTAATTTTGAATATCCAGTGATTGATAAAGTAACGCCTAAGGAAGAGCTAGCTCGTTTATCATCCCATTATGCTAAACTACCGGTAATACAACGTATTGAAGAGCTTCGTTATTTCGGTAAAATACCAGAAGCCATTGCTGAGTGGCGATATTTCTTATATAAAGATAATAATCCTAAACAGTATGCTGAGATTGCACGTTATGCTTATTTACGAGGGTGGGGTGAACACAGTGTGCAAGCTACCATTGCTGGTAAATTATGGGATAATTGGTTAGAACGCTTTCCACTTGTCCATCAGCAACATTTTGATCATTTTACTAAAGACAAATCGATCCCCTTATCCTTTGCGTTAGCGATTAGTCGGCAAGAAAGTGGTTTAGACCCAACGGTACAATCACCAAGTGGTGCTAAAGGACTTATGCAGCTTCTGCCAAATACGGCAAAGGAGAGCGCAAAAAAAATTGCTTTGCAAAATTATCATAGTTCCGAGCAACTTTATGATCCTGAGACAAATATTCAACTGGGAACATATTATTTGAATTATGTTTATCAATTATTTGATGATAATCGAGTATTAGCAGCGGCGGCTTATAACGCTGGACCAAATCGCGTAAATCGCTGGTTGCAAGATACAGCAGATGGTTTAGAAGTCATCGCATTTATAGAGAGCATCCCTTTTACAGAAACACGAAATTATGTTAAAAGTGTGCTAGTTTTCGATTATATTTATCAATTAATTCTTAAAAATAAACCACAAACAATATTAAATACTAAAGAAGTGCAACATATCTATCACAAAGAGAAAAGTTAA
- the trpR gene encoding trp operon repressor, producing MEKDDWQQTVNFIQQAFNHNYQFDVLKLLLTPDERNALITRVKIVHALLDGSINQRQLKEHLGIGIATVTRGSNSLKEVSADFRTWLEQTLIDKNHVDEHNQ from the coding sequence ATGGAAAAAGACGATTGGCAACAAACCGTTAATTTTATACAACAGGCATTTAATCATAATTATCAATTTGATGTATTGAAATTGCTTTTAACGCCTGATGAACGAAATGCACTCATTACTCGCGTCAAAATTGTACATGCTTTACTAGATGGCTCAATCAATCAACGACAATTGAAGGAACATTTAGGGATTGGCATTGCCACAGTAACGCGAGGGTCTAACTCATTAAAAGAAGTTTCAGCCGATTTCCGAACTTGGTTAGAACAAACCCTTATCGATAAGAATCATGTTGATGAACATAATCAATAA
- the metF gene encoding methylenetetrahydrofolate reductase [NAD(P)H], whose translation MKVNQLFKDKTVLSFEVFPPRKTSPLASIYGTLRELGHLKPDFISVTYGAGGSLNGETTINIAHAVKHTYGIESVAHLPSINFSKVEIKSILEELKLAGVDNILALRGDITPEVQPKQDFRYASELVSFIKQHGDFNIIGACYPEGHTEATTVKQDLINLKEKVDAGTNQLISQLFFDNEYFYVFRDKAADMGIHVPIEAGIMPVINKKQIERMVSICGVNLPKKFKQMMAKYEYHPEAFRDAGIAYAIDQVVDLVSQDVDGVHLYTMNNSLIARRIHEAVASLFTIPKQIATQPVSA comes from the coding sequence ATGAAAGTTAATCAGTTATTCAAAGATAAGACTGTTTTATCGTTTGAGGTTTTCCCACCGAGGAAAACCTCCCCACTCGCTTCCATTTATGGAACATTGCGAGAATTGGGCCATTTAAAGCCCGATTTCATCAGTGTTACCTATGGTGCTGGTGGAAGTTTAAATGGTGAAACCACAATCAATATAGCCCATGCCGTTAAGCATACTTATGGTATTGAAAGTGTTGCACACTTACCGAGTATTAATTTCAGCAAGGTCGAAATCAAATCAATCCTTGAAGAACTGAAATTAGCAGGTGTTGATAATATCTTGGCACTTCGTGGTGATATTACACCCGAAGTACAGCCAAAGCAGGATTTTCGTTATGCCAGTGAACTGGTATCATTTATTAAACAGCATGGTGACTTTAATATTATTGGTGCTTGTTACCCCGAGGGACATACTGAAGCAACGACGGTTAAGCAAGATTTGATTAATCTTAAAGAAAAAGTTGATGCAGGGACAAATCAACTTATTTCGCAGTTATTTTTCGATAATGAGTACTTTTATGTCTTCCGTGATAAAGCGGCTGATATGGGTATTCATGTACCGATTGAAGCGGGGATTATGCCGGTAATAAATAAAAAGCAGATTGAAAGGATGGTCTCAATTTGTGGGGTTAATCTACCTAAGAAATTTAAGCAAATGATGGCAAAGTATGAATATCACCCAGAAGCTTTCCGTGATGCCGGTATTGCATATGCAATTGATCAAGTGGTAGATTTGGTATCTCAAGATGTGGATGGTGTACATTTATATACAATGAATAACTCTTTAATTGCTAGAAGAATCCATGAGGCTGTTGCTTCCTTATTTACCATTCCTAAACAGATAGCTACGCAGCCAGTATCCGCTTAG
- the metE gene encoding 5-methyltetrahydropteroyltriglutamate--homocysteine S-methyltransferase: MTTSVIGYPRIGKLRELKFAIEGYFKGDKSQNELLKIAQLLRKTHWQDQKQAHINYISSNDFSFYDAVLDTACLLNIIPARYQQLGLPELDEYFAMARGYQGEKGDVHALAMKKWFNTNYHYLVPEIEATTEIKLVGKKPFNEYLEAKQLGIETKPVIIGPLTLLKLAKLPKGQNYSTYIDVIIKAYQDILQQFAQIGVTWLQIDEPILVTDLTSQDIENFEKIYHAILANKQQLNVLLQTYFGDIRDCYQQVVNLPFDAIGLDFVEGKLTLELLEKYGFPQDKQLFAGVVNGKNIWRNNYAKTLALLGKIKAVTQKVVVNTSCSLLHVPYTLKNETKLTIAQKAYFTFAQEKLQELAELGQLFGQNDAQQHEAYKSNQTLFTREREGTNQAIREKVAALTQEDFVRLPAFAERESIQKQALQLPVLPTTTIGSFPQTSDVRLNRAKFKKGEINLEQYTAFNQQKIADCITLQEEIGLDVLVHGEFERNDMVEYFGESLNGFVFTEKAWVQSYGTRCVKPPIIWGDISRSKPITVEYSQYAQSLTKKPVKGMLTGPVTILNWSFPREDISYKDSVFQIGLAIADEVLDLEAAGIKVIQIDEAALKEKLPLRKADWHSEYLDWAIPAFRLVHRKVKPETQIHTHMCYSEFDDIIKEIDDLDADVISFEASRSNLALIDVLKANHFKTEVGPGVYDIHSPRVPSVDEIRQVIEKLLAKIDKSKLWINPDCGLKTRGESEVFASLINLVKATQDVRSEL, translated from the coding sequence ATGACTACTTCTGTTATTGGCTATCCAAGAATCGGTAAATTACGTGAACTCAAATTTGCTATTGAAGGTTATTTTAAAGGTGACAAGAGTCAAAATGAGTTACTAAAAATTGCGCAATTATTACGTAAGACGCATTGGCAAGATCAAAAACAAGCTCACATTAATTATATTTCATCCAACGACTTTTCTTTTTATGATGCGGTACTTGATACAGCGTGTTTACTTAACATAATTCCTGCTCGTTATCAGCAGTTAGGTTTGCCTGAGCTTGATGAGTATTTTGCGATGGCGCGCGGTTATCAAGGTGAAAAAGGTGATGTACACGCATTAGCAATGAAAAAATGGTTTAATACCAATTACCATTATTTAGTACCAGAAATTGAAGCAACGACTGAAATTAAATTAGTGGGAAAAAAACCATTTAATGAATATTTAGAAGCCAAACAACTTGGTATCGAAACTAAACCAGTGATTATTGGTCCATTGACTTTGTTGAAATTAGCTAAATTGCCAAAAGGGCAAAATTATTCAACTTACATTGATGTGATTATTAAGGCTTATCAAGATATTCTTCAACAATTTGCCCAAATTGGAGTAACTTGGTTACAAATTGATGAACCGATCTTAGTTACCGATTTAACATCACAAGACATTGAAAATTTTGAAAAAATTTATCATGCAATTTTAGCTAATAAGCAACAATTAAACGTATTATTACAAACCTATTTTGGTGATATTCGTGATTGTTACCAACAAGTCGTTAATCTACCATTTGATGCGATTGGTTTAGATTTTGTTGAAGGAAAATTAACTTTAGAGCTACTAGAGAAATATGGTTTTCCACAAGATAAACAGTTATTTGCTGGTGTGGTAAATGGTAAAAATATTTGGCGCAATAACTATGCTAAAACCTTGGCATTACTTGGTAAAATCAAAGCTGTAACTCAAAAAGTTGTTGTTAATACATCATGTTCATTACTGCATGTACCTTATACATTAAAAAATGAAACAAAGTTAACCATTGCACAAAAAGCCTATTTTACTTTTGCTCAAGAAAAGTTGCAGGAATTGGCGGAATTAGGTCAATTATTTGGACAAAATGATGCTCAGCAACATGAGGCTTATAAATCTAATCAAACATTATTTACACGTGAGAGAGAAGGCACTAATCAAGCTATTCGTGAAAAAGTCGCCGCTTTAACTCAAGAAGATTTTGTGCGTCTTCCTGCTTTTGCTGAACGGGAGTCCATCCAAAAACAAGCATTACAATTACCAGTATTACCAACCACCACTATCGGTTCTTTCCCGCAAACCAGTGATGTGCGATTAAACCGCGCTAAGTTTAAGAAAGGTGAAATCAATCTTGAGCAATATACGGCATTTAATCAACAAAAAATTGCCGACTGTATTACATTACAAGAAGAGATTGGTTTAGATGTGTTAGTTCATGGTGAATTTGAACGTAATGATATGGTAGAGTATTTCGGTGAAAGCTTGAATGGCTTTGTATTTACTGAAAAGGCTTGGGTTCAATCTTATGGCACTCGTTGTGTTAAACCACCTATTATTTGGGGTGATATTTCACGTTCTAAACCGATTACGGTTGAATATTCTCAGTATGCGCAAAGTCTAACTAAAAAACCAGTTAAAGGAATGTTAACCGGACCTGTTACCATTTTAAATTGGTCATTCCCTCGTGAAGATATTTCATATAAAGATTCAGTGTTCCAAATTGGTTTAGCGATTGCCGATGAAGTGCTAGATTTAGAAGCAGCTGGAATTAAAGTTATTCAAATCGATGAAGCCGCATTAAAAGAAAAATTACCATTACGTAAAGCCGATTGGCATAGCGAATATTTAGATTGGGCAATACCGGCATTTCGTTTAGTACATCGCAAAGTGAAACCTGAAACACAAATCCATACGCATATGTGTTATAGCGAATTTGACGATATTATTAAAGAGATCGATGATCTAGATGCTGATGTAATTTCATTTGAAGCATCACGTTCTAACTTAGCTTTAATTGATGTTCTTAAAGCAAATCATTTCAAAACAGAAGTAGGACCAGGTGTGTATGATATTCATTCACCTCGTGTGCCTTCAGTTGATGAAATTCGTCAAGTTATTGAGAAGTTATTGGCTAAAATTGATAAATCAAAACTTTGGATCAATCCAGATTGTGGTTTAAAAACACGCGGTGAATCTGAGGTCTTTGCTAGCTTGATTAATTTAGTGAAAGCGACTCAGGACGTTCGTTCGGAGTTATAG
- the robA gene encoding MDR efflux pump AcrAB transcriptional activator RobA encodes MNQINIISDLIKWIEKNLEQPLSIDAVAEKSGYSKWHLQRMFKKVTGQILGTYIRHRRLTHAALALRLTSKPILDIAMQYRFDSQQTFTRSFKRQFNVTPATYRRNDLWNPAGLTPPIELQKIQISLPEPTFANFPEQEFWGITYKNNCDLNTLINKNTELRKQFFNDYLAKTFNNKRTLPDKIYSFSRLVKSKDKDNQDEQELLYSIAIEEQNISENTKKIVSSGGLYLCFKYVGSPASFIDFMNHVYFSAIPRLNVQLRRAEVIEIYRNHDNVSRLGNITEINVLDCDYCIPIVSLD; translated from the coding sequence ATGAATCAAATAAATATTATTAGTGATTTAATAAAATGGATAGAAAAAAATCTTGAGCAACCATTATCAATTGATGCGGTGGCAGAAAAATCAGGGTATTCTAAATGGCACCTACAAAGAATGTTCAAAAAAGTCACTGGGCAAATTTTAGGAACCTATATTCGTCACCGTCGTTTAACGCATGCAGCCTTAGCCTTACGATTAACTAGTAAGCCAATATTAGATATTGCCATGCAATATCGTTTTGATTCTCAACAAACCTTTACCCGATCTTTTAAAAGACAATTTAATGTTACGCCGGCAACATATCGCCGTAATGATTTGTGGAATCCGGCCGGTTTAACTCCCCCGATTGAATTGCAGAAAATTCAAATCTCATTACCGGAACCAACCTTTGCCAATTTTCCAGAGCAAGAGTTTTGGGGAATTACATATAAAAATAATTGTGATTTAAATACGCTTATAAATAAAAATACTGAATTAAGAAAACAGTTTTTTAATGATTATTTAGCAAAAACGTTCAATAATAAAAGAACCTTACCTGATAAGATTTATTCATTTAGTCGCTTAGTTAAAAGTAAAGATAAAGACAATCAAGATGAGCAAGAGTTGCTCTATAGTATTGCCATTGAAGAACAAAATATTTCTGAAAATACGAAAAAGATTGTCAGTTCTGGGGGCTTATACTTATGCTTTAAATATGTTGGTTCTCCTGCTAGTTTCATTGATTTTATGAACCATGTTTATTTTTCAGCAATACCTCGATTAAATGTTCAATTACGTCGAGCGGAAGTTATTGAAATTTATAGAAATCATGATAATGTCTCAAGACTAGGCAACATTACTGAAATTAACGTACTTGATTGTGATTATTGTATACCTATCGTTTCCCTAGATTAG
- a CDS encoding N-acetylmuramoyl-L-alanine amidase translates to MPTSINPTRRLLIKGIAAVCLLSATRVGFAAQAQMVAVRVWPSSTYTRVTLESNILLSYKQYMLTNPRRLVIDIDNLYLNSVFRGITTLVKAEDPYIKLIRVGQFNTKTVRLVIELKQDVNPNLFTLKPISEFKNRLVIDLYPVQKNVADEDPLVALLEEFNKGSLDDNDPAVVNQPIVKDRNKIVVVLDPGHGGEDPGAIGYYKTREKDVVLQIARRLRDLLVKEKNITVHMTRDEDVFLPLRVRVEKARALRADLFISIHADAFTKRNVKGSSVFALSTKGASSSAANYLAQTQNEADEIGGVSRSGDHYLDHTILDLVQTITKSNSMVLGSTVLNKMKHVNTLHNSRVETAGFAVLKAPDVPSILVETAFISNLNEEKKLKTAAFQNQIAKAMLDGIKEYVKLRKN, encoded by the coding sequence ATGCCCACTTCAATTAACCCGACCAGACGTCTTTTAATAAAAGGTATTGCTGCTGTATGCTTGCTATCCGCTACGCGTGTCGGTTTTGCTGCGCAAGCACAAATGGTGGCGGTTCGGGTATGGCCTTCATCCACTTACACGCGCGTTACATTAGAATCAAATATCTTATTATCTTATAAACAGTATATGTTAACCAATCCAAGACGATTGGTCATTGATATTGATAATCTTTATCTTAATTCTGTATTTCGTGGCATAACAACGTTAGTTAAAGCGGAAGATCCTTATATTAAATTAATCCGTGTGGGGCAATTTAATACCAAAACAGTCCGACTTGTGATTGAACTAAAACAAGATGTTAATCCCAACTTATTTACGTTAAAACCGATTTCTGAATTTAAAAATCGTTTAGTAATAGACCTCTACCCAGTACAAAAAAATGTCGCTGATGAAGATCCATTAGTCGCTTTGTTAGAAGAATTTAATAAAGGTAGTTTAGATGATAATGATCCGGCTGTGGTCAATCAACCGATTGTTAAAGATCGGAATAAAATTGTTGTCGTTTTAGATCCAGGACATGGTGGAGAAGATCCGGGAGCTATCGGTTATTATAAAACTCGAGAAAAAGATGTGGTATTACAGATTGCGCGACGCCTGCGTGATCTGCTAGTTAAAGAGAAAAATATTACTGTACATATGACTCGTGACGAAGACGTGTTTTTACCGTTACGGGTTCGTGTTGAAAAGGCGCGGGCGTTACGTGCAGATCTGTTCATTTCTATTCATGCTGATGCCTTTACAAAACGTAATGTTAAAGGGTCATCGGTTTTTGCTCTATCGACGAAAGGTGCAAGTAGTTCAGCAGCCAATTATTTGGCTCAAACTCAAAATGAAGCGGATGAAATTGGGGGAGTTAGCCGTAGTGGTGACCATTATCTTGATCATACGATTTTAGACTTAGTGCAAACTATTACTAAAAGCAATAGTATGGTATTGGGAAGCACTGTTCTAAATAAAATGAAACATGTTAATACGCTACATAATAGCCGTGTTGAAACGGCTGGATTTGCTGTATTAAAAGCGCCTGACGTTCCTTCAATATTAGTTGAAACTGCTTTTATTAGTAACCTCAATGAAGAGAAAAAACTAAAAACAGCCGCATTCCAAAATCAGATCGCTAAAGCGATGCTTGATGGTATCAAAGAATACGTTAAACTACGTAAAAATTAA